One Qiania dongpingensis genomic window carries:
- the glgD gene encoding glucose-1-phosphate adenylyltransferase subunit GlgD, whose product MRAIGIILAGGNNKRMRELSEKRAVAAMPVAGSYRAIDFSLSNMSNSHIKKVAVFTQYNSTSLNEHLSSSKWWDFGRKQGGLFVFTPTLTTVNSNWYRGTADALWQNINYLKSSHEPYVVLASGDGIYKLDYNKVLEYHISKQADITVVCKDMPAEADVSRFGLVKTNSDGRIIEFEEKPMVATSHTVSCGIYVIRRRQLIELIEKCAEEDRYDFVQDILIRYKNMKRIYAYKLESYWNNISCVDAYYKTNMEFLKPEVRNYFFNTYPDVYSKVDDNPPAKYNIGAKVRNSLISSGCIINGEVENSVLFKKAYIGNNCVIKNSIILNDVYIGDNTRIENCIVESRDTIRANMTYIGEPDNIKIVIEKNERFVL is encoded by the coding sequence ATGAGAGCGATAGGGATCATTCTGGCAGGCGGAAATAACAAGAGGATGAGGGAATTGTCAGAGAAACGCGCAGTTGCCGCAATGCCCGTTGCGGGCAGCTATCGGGCCATAGATTTCTCATTGAGCAACATGTCCAATTCCCATATTAAAAAGGTGGCGGTGTTCACCCAGTATAATTCCACATCGTTAAATGAGCATTTGAGTTCATCAAAATGGTGGGATTTCGGAAGAAAGCAGGGAGGGCTTTTTGTATTCACCCCCACCCTTACGACGGTCAACAGCAACTGGTACAGAGGGACGGCTGACGCTCTCTGGCAGAACATAAACTACTTGAAGAGCAGCCATGAACCTTATGTGGTGCTTGCTTCCGGAGATGGTATCTATAAGCTTGACTATAATAAGGTACTGGAGTATCATATCTCCAAACAGGCCGATATTACCGTGGTATGCAAGGATATGCCGGCCGAAGCAGATGTGAGCCGTTTTGGACTGGTGAAGACGAATTCGGACGGCCGCATCATTGAATTCGAGGAAAAGCCCATGGTAGCTACCTCCCATACCGTATCCTGCGGCATCTATGTGATCCGGCGGCGCCAGCTGATTGAGCTGATCGAAAAATGCGCAGAAGAAGACCGCTACGATTTTGTACAGGATATCCTGATCCGGTACAAAAATATGAAGCGGATCTACGCTTACAAGCTGGAATCTTACTGGAACAATATTTCATGCGTGGATGCGTATTATAAGACGAATATGGAGTTCCTGAAACCGGAAGTGAGGAATTATTTCTTCAATACGTATCCGGATGTTTATTCGAAGGTGGACGACAATCCGCCGGCCAAGTACAATATAGGGGCCAAAGTGAGAAACAGTCTGATTTCCAGCGGGTGTATCATCAATGGGGAAGTGGAAAATTCAGTTTTGTTTAAAAAGGCATATATTGGAAACAACTGTGTGATCAAGAATTCCATTATTCTCAATGATGTCTATATTGGGGACAATACCAGGATCGAGAACTGCATCGTGGAGAGCAGAGATACGATTCGGGCCAATATGACGTACATTGGAGAACCGGATAATATCAAGATCGTCATCGAAAAGAACGAGAGATTCGTACTTTAA
- a CDS encoding ribose-phosphate pyrophosphokinase: MQDEHDLNTIPVGPLGLIPIDGCQELGRKVDAYLVEWRKERQNEHKTSVVFSEYEKDSYIIESHVPRFGTGEAKGVIDKSVRGDDLFIMVDVCNYSLTYSLCGRVNHMSPDDHFQNLKRIIAAVGGKARRITVVMPFLYESRQHKRNGRESLDCALALQELVHMGVDHIITFDAHDSRVQNAIPLKGFETVQPIYQFIKHLLKHERELKIDSEHMMVISPDEGGMGRAIYFANVLGLDVGMFYKRRDYTKVVNGRNPIVAHEFLGASVEGKDVIIIDDMISSGESMLDVAKELKRRKARKVFICATFGLFTGGLQKFDEYFENGLIDRMLTTNLIYQTPELLAKPYYIDVDMSKYIAMLVDYMNHDVSINQLLNPTSRINSLLERYRG, from the coding sequence ATGCAGGACGAGCATGATTTGAATACCATACCGGTGGGTCCTCTGGGACTGATACCGATCGATGGCTGTCAGGAGCTGGGCCGGAAGGTGGACGCCTATTTGGTGGAATGGAGAAAAGAACGCCAGAATGAGCATAAGACTTCCGTCGTCTTTTCAGAATATGAAAAGGACAGTTATATCATTGAGAGCCACGTCCCCCGCTTTGGAACCGGAGAGGCAAAAGGGGTGATCGATAAATCGGTCAGAGGCGACGACCTGTTTATCATGGTAGATGTCTGCAACTATAGTCTGACCTATTCCCTTTGCGGGCGTGTGAACCATATGTCTCCCGACGATCACTTTCAGAATCTGAAGCGTATCATCGCCGCTGTAGGCGGGAAAGCCAGGCGCATCACGGTCGTGATGCCGTTTCTGTATGAGAGCAGGCAGCATAAACGCAACGGGAGAGAATCCCTGGACTGCGCGCTGGCCCTTCAGGAGCTGGTGCACATGGGAGTGGATCACATCATCACCTTTGACGCCCATGATTCGCGGGTGCAGAACGCGATCCCGCTGAAGGGATTTGAAACGGTACAGCCTATTTATCAGTTTATCAAGCATCTCCTGAAACATGAGAGAGAGCTTAAGATCGACAGCGAGCATATGATGGTGATCAGTCCGGATGAAGGCGGTATGGGCCGCGCCATTTACTTTGCCAATGTGCTGGGGCTGGATGTGGGAATGTTCTATAAACGCCGGGACTATACAAAGGTGGTAAACGGGAGAAACCCCATAGTGGCCCATGAGTTCCTGGGCGCTTCTGTGGAGGGCAAGGACGTGATCATCATTGATGATATGATCTCCTCCGGGGAGAGCATGCTGGATGTGGCGAAGGAGCTTAAGCGCAGGAAAGCCAGAAAGGTGTTCATCTGTGCGACCTTCGGTCTGTTCACAGGCGGCCTGCAGAAGTTCGATGAATATTTCGAAAATGGTCTCATAGACCGGATGCTGACGACAAATCTGATTTATCAGACGCCGGAGCTTCTGGCGAAGCCGTATTATATCGATGTGGATATGAGCAAGTATATCGCTATGCTGGTCGATTATATGAATCACGATGTCTCCATCAACCAGCTTCTGAATCCCACCTCCAGGATCAACAGCCTGCTGGAAAGGTACAGAGGCTGA
- the pth gene encoding aminoacyl-tRNA hydrolase: MFVIAGLGNPGLAYAGTRHNVGFGAIDELADSYRIGVDTKKHKGLIGKGNIGGQKVILLKPQTYMNLSGESIREVLDYYKLTPEELLVIYDDINLDPGQLRIREKGSAGGHNGMKNIISHLGTDVFSRIRVGVGSKPPRMDLADYVLGHFSAEELPEVRESLVHAAEAAAMIAAGDMAAAMNKFNGKKK, encoded by the coding sequence ATGTTTGTGATCGCAGGTCTTGGGAATCCGGGTCTTGCCTATGCCGGGACCAGGCATAACGTGGGATTCGGCGCCATCGATGAGCTGGCGGATTCTTACCGTATCGGAGTGGATACGAAAAAGCACAAGGGACTCATTGGAAAGGGAAATATTGGGGGACAGAAGGTTATCCTGCTGAAGCCCCAGACATATATGAACTTAAGCGGAGAAAGTATCAGAGAGGTGCTGGATTATTATAAGCTGACACCGGAAGAGCTTTTGGTGATCTATGATGATATCAATCTCGATCCGGGACAGCTCCGTATCCGGGAAAAGGGGAGCGCCGGCGGACATAACGGGATGAAGAACATCATTTCCCACCTGGGGACCGATGTTTTTTCCAGGATTCGTGTGGGGGTAGGAAGCAAACCGCCCCGAATGGATCTGGCGGACTATGTGCTGGGACATTTTTCGGCGGAAGAACTGCCGGAAGTTCGGGAAAGTCTCGTGCACGCGGCCGAAGCGGCAGCTATGATCGCGGCGGGCGATATGGCGGCGGCCATGAATAAGTTCAATGGAAAAAAGAAATGA
- a CDS encoding TrkH family potassium uptake protein, with the protein MNITLVLYVVGHVLCYEAVLMLLPIGVALLTGVNDWIYFVYTIVPLLLTGLLLRSRKPKVTKMQTRDGLAAVAFAWIFLAAFGALPFYFSGYFNGYVDCFFETVSGFTTTGATILTDIEGLHNGGLMFWRSFTHWIGGMGILVFVLAFLPNMDGSNVQLLKAESPGPTPGKMVPRLKETARILYLIYFGLTIAHILCLVAAKMPLYDSVIHAMGSAGTGGFSNMNASVGAYHNPAAEWIIAIFMMLFGVNFSVYYLLLKKQVRDVFKNGELRLYLGIIVGSVVFITLNIAQKYYDGSWSDAIRSAFFQVSSIMTTTGYSTTDFNLWPTLSKMIIVTLMIVGACAGSTGGGVKVSRVLVLFKSIKQEIRHLIHPRMISSPRMDGKVIEKGIIKGILIFFFTYIMIAIVAMLVISVDGYDIETTITAVLSALGNIGPGLGAVGPMGNFAGFSQLSKVVLSFCMLAGRLELFPMLILFVPSAWKKSC; encoded by the coding sequence GTGAATATTACACTTGTTTTATACGTGGTCGGACATGTGCTGTGCTATGAGGCGGTCCTGATGCTTCTGCCCATCGGCGTAGCCCTTTTGACCGGGGTGAATGATTGGATATACTTTGTTTATACGATCGTCCCGCTTTTGCTCACCGGACTTCTGCTTCGCAGCAGGAAGCCGAAGGTGACAAAGATGCAGACAAGGGACGGGCTGGCCGCGGTTGCATTTGCGTGGATATTTCTGGCGGCCTTTGGAGCGCTGCCCTTTTATTTCAGCGGATATTTTAACGGATATGTGGACTGCTTTTTTGAGACAGTGTCCGGCTTTACCACCACAGGGGCGACGATCCTTACGGATATAGAGGGACTTCACAACGGGGGCCTCATGTTCTGGAGGAGCTTTACCCACTGGATAGGCGGCATGGGGATTCTTGTATTTGTCCTCGCGTTCCTTCCGAATATGGACGGATCCAATGTTCAGCTTTTAAAAGCGGAGAGCCCCGGCCCGACGCCGGGTAAAATGGTCCCGCGGCTGAAGGAGACGGCGCGGATCCTGTATCTGATCTATTTTGGACTGACGATTGCCCATATCCTCTGCCTGGTGGCGGCGAAAATGCCGCTTTATGATTCTGTGATCCATGCCATGGGAAGTGCCGGTACAGGTGGATTTTCCAATATGAACGCCAGTGTCGGCGCGTATCATAATCCGGCGGCCGAATGGATAATCGCCATATTTATGATGCTGTTCGGCGTTAACTTCAGCGTCTATTACCTGTTGCTAAAAAAGCAGGTGAGAGATGTGTTCAAAAATGGGGAGCTCAGGCTCTACCTGGGTATCATCGTAGGCTCTGTGGTATTTATAACCCTGAACATCGCCCAGAAATATTATGACGGTTCGTGGAGTGATGCCATACGTTCTGCTTTTTTCCAGGTGTCCTCCATTATGACCACCACGGGTTACAGCACTACGGACTTTAATCTCTGGCCGACACTGAGCAAGATGATCATCGTGACCCTGATGATAGTCGGGGCATGTGCGGGGTCCACCGGAGGCGGTGTAAAGGTGAGCCGGGTCTTAGTTCTGTTTAAGTCCATTAAGCAGGAAATTCGCCATCTCATCCACCCCAGGATGATCAGCTCGCCGAGAATGGACGGAAAGGTGATTGAAAAGGGCATCATCAAAGGAATCTTGATTTTTTTCTTTACCTATATTATGATTGCCATAGTGGCCATGCTTGTGATATCGGTGGATGGATATGACATTGAAACGACCATCACCGCGGTGCTTTCTGCGCTGGGGAATATCGGGCCGGGCCTGGGGGCGGTGGGCCCCATGGGGAATTTCGCCGGATTTTCGCAGCTCAGCAAGGTCGTATTGTCCTTCTGCATGCTGGCGGGAAGACTGGAACTGTTTCCCATGTTGATCTTATTCGTGCCATCCGCCTGGAAGAAGTCATGCTAG
- a CDS encoding glucose-1-phosphate adenylyltransferase, whose amino-acid sequence MVKKEMIAMLLAGGQGSRLGVLTSKVAKPATAFGGKYRIIDFPLSNCINSGIDTVGVLTQYQPLRLNAHIGIGIPWDLDRNVGGVTVLPPYEKSTNSEWYTGTANAIYQNLEYMEAYNPEYVLILSGDHIYKMDYEVMLDYHKANNADITIAALPVPIEEASRFGVLITDENNRITEFEEKPAKPRSNLASMGIYIFSWKVLKEALITMSDEPGCDFGKHVIPYCHSRGDRIFAYEYNGYWKDVGTLGSYWEANMELVDIIPVFNLYEEFWKIYTKSDILPPQYISSDSVIERSIVAEGAEVYGEVYNSVIGAGVKIGKGAVIRDSILMQDVVVGDGTVVDKAIIADNTEVGANVRLGTGDFAPSKLDPRVYAFDLVTVGEDSYIPDGVTVGRNTAISGVTAASDYPDGELGSGDFIIKAGEAQ is encoded by the coding sequence GTGGTTAAAAAAGAAATGATTGCGATGCTTCTGGCAGGAGGCCAGGGCAGCAGGCTGGGCGTATTGACGTCAAAGGTGGCCAAGCCGGCGACAGCGTTTGGCGGTAAATACCGGATAATTGATTTTCCGCTGAGCAATTGTATCAATTCAGGCATAGATACGGTGGGTGTCCTGACTCAGTATCAGCCGCTTCGGCTGAACGCGCACATCGGAATCGGCATCCCGTGGGATCTGGACCGCAATGTGGGCGGGGTGACGGTGCTGCCGCCTTACGAAAAGAGTACAAACAGTGAGTGGTACACCGGCACTGCCAATGCTATTTATCAAAATCTGGAATATATGGAGGCGTATAATCCGGAATACGTTCTGATCTTATCCGGAGACCATATCTATAAGATGGATTATGAAGTGATGCTCGATTATCACAAGGCGAATAACGCAGATATCACCATCGCGGCGCTGCCTGTGCCCATCGAGGAAGCAAGCCGTTTCGGTGTGCTCATCACGGATGAAAATAACCGGATAACGGAGTTTGAGGAAAAACCGGCCAAGCCCAGAAGCAATCTGGCTTCCATGGGCATCTATATCTTCAGCTGGAAAGTATTAAAAGAGGCCCTTATCACAATGTCCGATGAGCCTGGCTGTGATTTCGGCAAGCATGTGATTCCGTACTGCCACAGCCGCGGGGACCGGATTTTTGCTTATGAGTACAACGGCTACTGGAAGGACGTTGGGACGTTGGGATCCTACTGGGAAGCGAACATGGAGCTGGTTGATATCATTCCTGTGTTCAATCTCTACGAAGAGTTCTGGAAAATTTATACAAAGAGCGATATTCTTCCGCCTCAATACATATCTTCGGATTCTGTCATTGAGCGGAGCATCGTCGCAGAGGGGGCGGAAGTATACGGGGAGGTATATAACTCGGTAATAGGCGCCGGCGTGAAGATTGGAAAAGGAGCTGTGATACGGGATTCGATCCTGATGCAGGATGTGGTGGTCGGCGACGGCACGGTTGTTGACAAGGCGATCATAGCGGACAACACGGAGGTGGGAGCCAATGTACGGCTGGGTACAGGAGACTTTGCTCCCAGCAAGCTTGACCCCAGAGTATATGCGTTTGACCTGGTGACCGTGGGAGAGGATTCCTATATCCCTGACGGTGTGACGGTGGGAAGGAATACGGCCATTTCCGGTGTGACAGCCGCATCGGATTACCCTGACGGAGAGCTGGGCAGCGGAGACTTTATTATAAAGGCAGGTGAGGCACAATGA
- the spoVG gene encoding septation regulator SpoVG: MQITDVRVRKVSKEGKMKAIVSITLDNEFVVHDIKVIEGEKGMFIAMPSRKATDGEYRDIAHPINSETRDKIQGIILAKYESTLLEAEEEE, encoded by the coding sequence ATGCAGATTACAGATGTGAGGGTTAGGAAGGTATCAAAAGAGGGGAAAATGAAAGCAATTGTGTCTATTACTCTGGACAACGAATTCGTGGTTCATGATATTAAAGTGATCGAGGGCGAAAAGGGAATGTTCATTGCCATGCCCAGCCGGAAAGCCACCGACGGCGAATACCGGGATATCGCGCATCCGATCAATTCAGAGACCAGGGACAAAATTCAGGGTATCATCCTTGCAAAGTATGAGTCGACTCTGCTGGAAGCGGAAGAAGAGGAATAA
- the trkA gene encoding Trk system potassium transporter TrkA, whose translation MKIIIVGIGKVGYTLAKHLSAEGNDVAVIDKSQEAADKGGDSLDIMCLRGSGLSTRALLDAGVRETDLIIATTPSDEINMLCCLTAKRLGAKHTVARIRDPEYAHEVSVLKQELGLNMIINPELEAANEIGRVLRFPTAINVETFAARKVELVAFRVVKGDKIVGKNLAGIMNDIKFPILFCTAVRGDEVIIPDGNFVPAEGDLMYIAGKPSAITDFFKYEGKYQKQVKTAVIVGGGRIAYYLGLGMSRLGMKIKIIEQNKKRCQELDELLPDCIIIHGDGTDEQILEEEHLEAAGAVVTLTGRDEENLLTALYASRLRVPKVIAKINRGNYEGIIKEMGVDSIISPKNITAAQIIRYVRALRNTIGSNVETLHKIADGRAEALEFVAGESTWNLGVPFKDIRFKKNFLVAAIVRNGNIIIPTGNDCIMAKDNVIVISRSSNVNDLNDVFEV comes from the coding sequence ATGAAGATTATAATTGTAGGAATCGGTAAAGTCGGATACACATTGGCGAAGCATCTGTCTGCCGAGGGAAATGATGTAGCCGTGATAGACAAGTCTCAGGAGGCCGCGGACAAGGGCGGGGACAGCCTCGATATTATGTGTCTGAGGGGAAGCGGTTTGAGCACCCGAGCCCTTCTTGACGCAGGAGTGAGGGAGACGGACCTAATCATTGCCACCACGCCCAGCGACGAGATCAACATGCTGTGCTGTCTGACAGCAAAGCGGCTCGGAGCTAAACATACGGTGGCCAGGATCCGTGACCCGGAATACGCCCACGAAGTGTCTGTTCTGAAGCAGGAGCTGGGGCTCAATATGATTATCAATCCGGAGCTGGAGGCGGCCAATGAGATTGGAAGAGTCCTCCGTTTTCCGACGGCCATTAACGTGGAGACGTTTGCCGCGAGAAAGGTGGAGCTTGTCGCTTTCCGCGTAGTAAAAGGTGATAAAATCGTCGGGAAAAATCTGGCCGGTATCATGAACGATATTAAATTTCCGATTCTGTTCTGTACGGCCGTACGGGGAGATGAAGTGATCATACCGGACGGAAACTTCGTCCCCGCGGAAGGAGACCTGATGTACATAGCGGGCAAGCCCTCCGCCATAACGGACTTTTTTAAATATGAGGGCAAATACCAAAAACAGGTAAAGACCGCGGTTATAGTAGGAGGGGGCCGCATTGCTTATTATCTGGGACTTGGGATGAGCCGCCTCGGTATGAAGATAAAGATCATTGAGCAAAATAAGAAGCGGTGCCAGGAACTGGATGAGCTGCTCCCGGACTGCATCATCATTCATGGAGACGGGACGGATGAGCAGATCCTGGAGGAAGAGCATTTGGAAGCGGCGGGAGCTGTCGTGACGCTTACGGGAAGGGATGAAGAGAACCTGCTCACAGCCTTGTATGCGAGCCGGCTTCGTGTCCCCAAGGTGATCGCCAAGATCAACCGGGGGAATTATGAAGGCATCATCAAGGAGATGGGAGTGGATTCCATTATAAGTCCGAAAAACATTACGGCGGCACAGATCATCCGATATGTGAGGGCGCTCAGGAATACCATTGGGAGCAACGTTGAGACTTTACATAAGATTGCCGACGGCAGGGCGGAAGCTTTGGAGTTTGTCGCCGGGGAGAGCACCTGGAATCTGGGGGTACCTTTTAAAGATATCAGATTCAAGAAGAATTTTCTGGTGGCGGCGATAGTCCGGAATGGAAATATCATCATTCCTACCGGAAACGATTGTATCATGGCCAAAGACAATGTCATTGTCATTTCCAGGTCCTCCAATGTGAACGACCTGAATGATGTATTTGAAGTGTAG
- a CDS encoding ATP-binding protein: MILKDIHISSFGKYTHQDMSFDEGINVIYGDNESGKSTLHAYLKSMLFGMERGRGKAAWNDAYSHYYPWNSQASYGGSLSFSAGDGEYLIERCLDTKNRSLSLKYQDSGRVIGTEQSDVDALLGHITEETYRNTISIEQLRAATDGTLSAQLKNHLSSIALSGTSTLDVTKTLASLKEKKRILKQQLDPSASSHYQALFQEICEAEDKLKAMDGQPEELENQIKDLEAKLAEEKQRQAELNKSMEEKRNAVESHSLAHIKDPDIYQERIQDAFTAYRLAAEETAKHARRALRLRDIISGTISFFIFLLLGLGTLFYEDLPFTGTPFPFPKLPFLILFFAATGISFLLTIILFVRSKKDDSDSEAMAAETEQFLRNEFTAHLHTSEISEENMKAMEEKMAEYTAIQKALSEEYVQSEESLKATVALQEKLQNAHGEMARCQKEAWEFEQACKHLTELEEQKSALEKTIQKNKEIQEKIEAIGLAEETISSLSSKIHESFSPVLNSKVSEILCAITDGVYERLYIDENLSVTLRSGGRTIPLESLSRGTIEQVYLALRISAVEILYPDLSLPILLDDTFAYYDDSRLHNTLKWLAENYPGQVLLFTCHKREAAYLSRLNVPYHLLALS; this comes from the coding sequence ATGATATTAAAGGATATCCATATTTCCAGCTTCGGAAAGTACACCCACCAGGACATGTCCTTCGATGAAGGCATCAATGTTATATACGGCGACAACGAATCTGGCAAGTCTACTCTCCACGCTTATTTGAAGAGCATGCTCTTCGGCATGGAGCGGGGCCGTGGCAAGGCCGCGTGGAACGATGCCTATTCCCATTACTATCCCTGGAACAGCCAGGCTTCGTATGGCGGCTCTCTGAGCTTTTCCGCCGGGGACGGCGAGTACCTCATTGAGCGGTGCCTGGATACCAAGAACCGCTCCTTGTCCTTAAAATATCAGGACAGCGGCCGTGTCATCGGTACCGAACAGTCCGATGTCGACGCTTTATTGGGGCACATCACCGAAGAGACCTACCGGAACACCATCAGTATTGAACAGCTGAGAGCCGCCACCGACGGAACCCTCAGCGCCCAGCTTAAAAACCACTTGTCCAGCATCGCTCTGTCCGGCACCTCTACTCTGGACGTGACCAAGACTCTGGCTTCCCTCAAGGAGAAGAAGCGGATTCTGAAGCAGCAGCTCGATCCAAGCGCCTCTTCTCATTATCAAGCTCTTTTCCAGGAGATCTGCGAAGCCGAAGATAAGTTAAAGGCCATGGACGGTCAGCCGGAGGAGCTGGAGAATCAGATAAAGGACCTGGAAGCAAAGCTCGCCGAAGAAAAGCAACGGCAGGCGGAGCTCAACAAAAGTATGGAAGAAAAGCGAAATGCGGTGGAATCCCACAGCCTCGCCCATATAAAGGATCCCGATATCTATCAGGAACGGATCCAGGATGCCTTTACCGCATACCGGCTGGCCGCAGAAGAAACAGCAAAGCATGCCAGACGCGCCCTGCGTCTTCGGGATATCATCTCCGGCACGATTTCCTTCTTCATCTTCCTGCTCCTTGGCCTTGGCACCTTGTTTTATGAGGATCTTCCCTTCACGGGAACTCCATTCCCGTTCCCCAAGCTGCCTTTCCTGATCTTGTTTTTTGCCGCTACAGGTATTTCTTTCCTGCTTACCATCATCCTATTCGTCCGATCTAAAAAAGATGATTCGGACTCAGAGGCCATGGCGGCGGAAACGGAACAGTTCCTGCGGAATGAATTTACCGCGCATCTTCATACTTCCGAAATCTCGGAAGAGAACATGAAAGCCATGGAAGAAAAAATGGCGGAATACACTGCAATCCAGAAAGCACTTTCCGAGGAATATGTTCAGTCTGAGGAATCTCTCAAGGCCACAGTCGCCTTACAGGAAAAGCTTCAAAACGCTCACGGCGAAATGGCCCGGTGTCAGAAGGAGGCCTGGGAATTTGAACAAGCCTGCAAGCATCTGACCGAACTGGAGGAACAGAAGAGCGCCCTCGAAAAAACCATTCAGAAGAATAAAGAGATCCAGGAAAAGATAGAAGCCATTGGTCTTGCCGAAGAAACCATCTCCTCTCTTTCTTCGAAAATCCATGAATCCTTCAGTCCCGTTCTGAACTCAAAGGTTTCAGAAATCCTCTGCGCCATTACAGACGGCGTCTATGAACGGCTCTATATCGACGAAAACTTGTCCGTAACTCTTCGGAGCGGCGGCCGGACCATCCCGCTGGAATCCTTAAGCCGCGGGACCATAGAACAGGTCTATCTGGCTTTGCGGATCAGCGCCGTAGAGATCCTGTATCCGGATCTTTCCCTGCCGATTCTCCTGGACGATACCTTCGCCTATTATGATGACTCCCGCCTGCACAATACTCTTAAATGGCTGGCGGAAAATTATCCCGGACAGGTACTTCTTTTTACCTGCCACAAACGGGAGGCTGCCTATTTATCCAGGCTGAATGTCCCGTACCATCTGCTGGCCTTAAGCTGA
- a CDS encoding metallophosphoesterase family protein, whose translation MKFIHTADIHLGCQPDRGFPWSRERSFDILTAFRDLISACRKERPDLLLIAGDLFHRQPALAELKEADALFANIPEIPVVMIAGNHDCVRPGSALSEFSWSPNVTFLSGSGFSQVSFPNLGTVVHGFSYHTREIKEALYDDLKAPEDGNLHILLAHGGDADHIPLDRKKLAASGFSYIALGHIHKPEIDAENRLAFAGSLSPIELTETGHHGYIQGELLPGKDSGNLKLQFIPLSSRSYIPCRVKVSSKTTNQSLYQTITRFMEQYGPSNIYKLALTGKRDPDIVFDEAYLRTAGRVVSYRDDTIPSYDIHALMENHRHDLIGDYIGAFLTDGTEASLTDPVKSQAFYYGLDALLANFDSETGEP comes from the coding sequence ATGAAATTCATTCATACCGCAGACATCCATCTGGGCTGTCAGCCCGACCGGGGATTTCCCTGGTCCAGAGAGCGTTCATTCGATATCCTGACCGCTTTCCGGGATCTGATCTCCGCCTGCCGGAAGGAGCGCCCGGACCTCCTGCTCATCGCAGGGGATTTATTTCACCGCCAGCCTGCGCTGGCCGAACTCAAGGAGGCAGACGCCCTCTTTGCCAACATACCCGAGATTCCGGTGGTCATGATCGCCGGAAACCACGACTGTGTCCGTCCGGGCTCCGCCCTGTCGGAGTTTTCCTGGTCTCCCAATGTGACCTTCTTGTCCGGAAGCGGGTTTTCACAGGTTTCCTTTCCCAATCTGGGAACCGTCGTCCATGGATTCAGCTATCACACCAGGGAGATCAAGGAAGCTCTGTATGATGATCTGAAGGCCCCGGAGGATGGAAATCTCCATATTCTCCTGGCTCATGGAGGAGACGCGGACCACATTCCCCTGGACAGGAAAAAGCTGGCCGCTTCTGGCTTTTCTTACATCGCCCTCGGTCATATACACAAACCGGAAATTGATGCTGAAAATCGTTTGGCCTTTGCCGGATCCCTCTCTCCCATCGAGCTGACCGAGACCGGGCATCACGGATATATCCAGGGTGAGCTGCTTCCGGGAAAAGACTCCGGAAATCTGAAGCTGCAGTTCATCCCTCTGTCATCACGCTCCTATATCCCATGCCGGGTGAAAGTAAGCTCCAAAACGACCAATCAGTCGCTTTATCAGACCATAACCAGATTCATGGAACAGTACGGGCCTTCCAATATATACAAGCTGGCCCTGACCGGAAAACGGGATCCGGACATCGTCTTTGACGAAGCCTACCTGCGGACAGCGGGAAGGGTTGTCTCCTATCGGGATGACACGATTCCTTCCTATGACATCCATGCGCTTATGGAAAACCACCGGCACGACCTGATCGGAGATTATATCGGCGCTTTCCTCACGGACGGTACCGAAGCTTCTCTCACGGACCCGGTAAAAAGCCAGGCTTTTTATTATGGCCTGGATGCGCTTCTGGCCAACTTTGATTCAGAAACAGGAGAACCATAA